The Kordia sp. SMS9 DNA window TAAACCTTCTACGTTTCAAGATACGAATGGAAACTTATTTATGGGGTTTATAAAAGGCGTTGCCGAAGACGGAAAACTCAATGTATTGCTGGAAGATGAGATTGTAACTGCCTTTGATTTGAAAGAAATTAAATTGATGTATTAGTTTAGACGCGCTTCACTTCGACAGGCTTAGTGTAGGCGCTTTTAGACTCGTCTTTTCCTGTTAGAATTTTAGAAGTGTTTTACTAGTTCTCTTATACCAATTTACATTTAAAATTCAACATTTAGCATTTAAAATTTTTAACAGAAAGCAGCTAAAAACAAAAAAGCCGAATAAAGTTTCCTTCATTCAGCTTTTGTAACCTATTATATTTTTTAAATTATAATTTGCTCATATTTTCAGCAAGTGTATTCACAAATTTTCCAATTGGTCCTTTGATCATCATTGCCATCATTGGATTGAATTTACCTTCAAATACTAACTGCGCTTCACTTTTTCCTGTGCCTGCTTCTTCAATATTTCCAGTCAATGTAAAAGGTAATTTGTCAGATGCAGCTCCTAAAACGACTTTATTTGGAGGCGTACTTTCTTTTAATTTTAAGATAATTTCTGGCATTCCTTTTAAAGCGAATACAAATTTTCCTTCTTCCAACACTTCAAACTTACTAATGCTTTCTGGCATTAATTTTTCAAAATTTTCAACATTCGTCAAAAAATCATACAATTCTTGAGGCGATTTGTCTACGCTTACTTTTGGGCTTTCTATATTCATCTAATTATTATTATTTTTTGGTATGTAATCAATTTGCGTTCCAATTTGCAGGATCTTTTCGCCAATTTTCCAGCGTTTCTAATTCTGAAGCTGTAATATAATTGGTGTCTAACGCTTGCTCTAACAGATTTTCGTAGTTGCTTAATGTGTGTAAATTGACATTCGCATTTTTGAAGTTTTCTTTGGAAATATCAAAATTATACGAGAAAATCGCCACCATTCCTTTTACATTCACTTCTGCAGCATCTAGGGCTTTTACAGCATTTAAACTGCTTTTTCCTGTACTGATCAAATCTTCAACCACCACCACATTTTGTCCTTTTTGAAGAAATCCTTCAATTTGATTTTGACGTCCGTGTTTTTTTGCCTCTGGGCGAACGTATACAAAAGGAACACTTAAATACTCTGCTACCAAAATGCCAATTCCGATAGCGCCTGTAGCCACACCAGCGATCACATCAGGCTTTCCGTATTCTTTTTCAATGTGTTTTGCAAACTGTTCTCTCAAGTAGTTTCGTATTGGTGGAAACGATAGCGTGATGCGGTTATCGCAGTATATTGGCGATTTCCATCCGGAAGCCCACGTAAAAGGTTCTTGTGGTTGTAATTTAATTGCGTTAATTTGCAACAACAATTCGGCAGTCTTTTTAGCTGTATTCTTATCAAAAATCATAATGCAAATGTATAAAGTTTTTATCAATGAAAAGCTCATTATTGTATCAAATGAGGTGCAAAAGAGTGAAATTTCCGACACGTATTTATTGAAAGATGTTGATTTTGAGTGGCTTATAGGAAAATTGAATGCTGGGAAATTAGATAAAGCGATACTTTATCACGATAAAGGTGAAGAATTACTAGAAGTACTATATTCTAGGCTTCCGTTAGTAGAAGCGGCGGGCGGTTTGGTGAAAAATGATCGTCATGAAACCTTGTTTATTTTTAGAAACGGAAAGTGGGATCTGCCGAAAGGCAAAACCGAAAAAGGCGAAAATATGGAAGAAACCGCCATCCGTGAAGTAGAAGAAGAAACAGGTGTTAAAGGATTGACAATTAGCGATTTTTTAATGCAAACCTATCATATTTTCAAGCGAAACGGCGAATATCGCTTAAAGTTGACACATTGGTATGAGATGAAAACTTCGTATGACGGAGAATTATTCCCACAAATAGACGAAGATATTATGAAAGTAGAATGGAAAAGTGAAACAGAAGCTACTGTTGCACTGCAAAATTCGTATGAGAATATAAAGTTGTTGTTTTAATCTAGACGACTTAGACTTGTTAAATTTTTAGATGAATAGACTTTTTTATTTTTGATCTAACAATCTAACGAGCAATTCTAAAAATAGGATAGCGCAAATGTGCTTTTTCGTAGTGATTTGATTTCATGTAAATCCACCGTAATTGTTGTCTGGCACTGTTGGCAAACGTTTCATCAGAAGCTTTCAATTGCTCAAATTCGGCTTTCCAATCAGGATTATTTTGGAGCAATTCTTTGGCTTCGTCTTCAAAAACGTAGGCGGAAAATCCTTCTTTTTGTTGTAAAATGGTATCGAAGAAATTCCAATTAAAAAACGAATCTACCGCTTCAGGCTCTAGTGTTTCTAACAAATACCGAAATGCAGTTTGATTGGTGTTTGCAATGAAGTCACCTTTTCTAAAACCAATTTTTTGTGTTGATTTTGTCACTTCTGTGTTGTAATGCGGATAATGACCTTCATACGGATTGGTATGGGTTTTAAAATCTTTAATATGATAGACTTCAACCTCAACAATTGTATCTTTTTTAATAGTTTCAAATGTAACTTTATTCAATTTTAGCAACTCAATCACGTTGTGCCAACCTTGCGGAATGATGTATGCTTTGGGTACCGTAACTTCTTTGGTCGCCTTAAAATAATTGAAATAGTCAACATCTTTTGTAAACGGTTTGTTCGAATCATATTTTAGACGTTTTTGACCTGTGAGTTCACTTGTTACAAATTCGCCTTCAAAACCTTTAAAATTCAATACAGATTTTTGTTCTCGATCCAATGTCCATTGTACAGGATAGGTTTTCGCATTTACAAAAGAATCATGCGTTTTCTTGCGAATGTTTTTAATGTCTGAATGTTGTTTGGTTTCTATGTTTTCAATCAATGCGTCCATCAATGCATACGTTCCTTCCACGCGTTGTTTGTAGGGTTTTAGCATGTGTGTTTCTACCATTAATCCCAGCGTATTAAACAAGGTTGTGTATCCTGTAGAATAGCGTGGCGAATCCATAAACTGGGAAAATCCACTATCTGGCGTACGTCCAAAAACATTGACGTACGGCGTAATGTCCCACTCATTTTTTAGTAATGTTGCTTCCAAATCGGGCATCATGGTTTCGTGTAAAAAAGTACCAGCTTCATGCCCTAATTTGTTATGTTGTGTAAATAAATGTGTCAATGTGTATTGATAATCGGCACCATTACTCACATGATTGTCCACAAACACATCGGGCTGTACTTTGTGGAAAATTTCAGCAAAAGCTTTGGCATTGCGTGTGTCCGATTTGATAAAATCACGATTCAAATCATAATTTTGGGCATTTCCGCGAAAACCATAGGCTTCTGGGCCATTTTGATTGGCTCTTGTACCCGAATTACGGTTCAAACTTCCGCCCACATTATACACAGGAATTGCGGAAATGACTACATTTTTCGGTGCTTCTTTGGTTCCGTTTGCCAAATCGCGCAAGAGCATCATTGTCGCGTCAATTCCGTCACTTTCTCCTGGATGAATTCCGTTGTTGACTAATAAAACGATTTTTTCTTTACGAATGTTCTCAAAATCAAAATTTCCATCTGGATTATACGTCACTAAATGCAACGGTTTTCCTGAATCTGTGAGTCCCACAGTTTCTATATGAATCTGATCGTACTGTTCAGCTAAATTTTCATAAAAAGCAATCACTTCTGCGTATGTTGGTGTTTGTGTTCCGCCCGATTTCTCAAAAGTCGTCGTAAAATCGTAAGTAGTTTTGGTTTCTTTCTTTTCAGAAGAACAAGCAGAAAATAGTGAAATACAGCAGATGAATAGTAGTTTTTTCATGAAAATGATCTTTAGCGTGTCAAACTTAGGCAAAAAAATAGAAAAATCGGGTTTCGTTCATTAGTTGATCATTTCATAATCTTAAAAACTTGCAAGACAAAATAATAGCTGTATTTTTGCCGCTTCTTATTTTCAAGAGAATCACAATAGTATACCTATGACGGAGTTTATTAGAAAGCGCGCGGCGAATGCCAAAAATGATATTTTGAGTGGATTAACAGTGGCGTTGGCATTAGTGCCAGAAGCGGTTGCGTTTGCCTTTGTGGCAGATGTTCCGCCGATGGTTGGATTGTACGGCGCGTTTATGATGGGATTGATCACGGCTATTTTTGGAGGACGACCAGGCATGATTTCAGGAGCTACAGGCGCGATGGCAGTTGTCATGGTTGCTTTGGTAGCGAAAGGAAACGAACTAGGTCTCGAAACTGGCATTGAAGATCAAGGATTGCTGTTTTTATTCATCACATTGTTAATGGTTGGCGTGATTCAAGCCTTGGCGGGAACGTTTAAACTAGGAAAATTTGTCCGATTGATTCCACATCCAGTCATGATGGGATTTGTAAATGGTTTGGCAATTGTCATTTTTATGTCGCAGCTTGAAATGTTTAAAACAGGAAGTGGCGATAGCAAAGTTTGGCTTGAAGGTTCAGCAATGTGGATTATGCTAGGTTTGGTAGGATTGACGATGTTGATTATGTGGGGATTGCCAAAATTGACCAAGAAATTGCCCGAAGCATTGATCGCTATTATTGTCGTTTCTGCAATTGTAATTTTAGGAAATGTAGATGATGTAGCTACGGTAAAATCGTTTATTGTAGAAGGTAGTAACGGAGAAAGTACAGGATTGAAAGGTGGATTGCCAACGTTTCAAACAGCAATATTTTCTGCGGAATTGTGGTCATTGAAGAATTTACTAATTATGGCGCCGTATGCGTTCATTTTGGCAGCGATCGGATTGATAGAATCACTCATGACGTTAAATTTAGTAGACGAACTCACAGAAACACGCGGAAATAGCAACCGTGAATGTTTGGCACAAGGTGGCGCCAATATCTTAAACGGACTCTTTGGAGGAATGGGCGGTTGTGCGATGATTGGACAATCAATTATAAATATTAAAGGTGGCGGACGCGGACGACTTTCTGGTATAGTTGCAGCTGTGGCACTATTATGCTTTATTCTTTTTGCTTCCGGATTGATAGAACAAGTACCAATTGCGGCATTGGTCGGAGTCATGTTTATGGTTGTGATTGGAACCTTTGCCTGGAGTAGCTTTCGAATTTTAAACAAAATTCCATTAAGTGATGCGATTGTATTAATTGCCGTTTCGTTAATCACCGTTTGGAAAGATTTAGCAGTAGCCGTAATTGCAGGTGTTATTATTTCTGCCTTGGTATTTTCATGGGAAAACGCCAAACGTATTCGTGCGCGCAAAAAAATATTGGACGATGGCACGAAAGTATACGAAATTTTTGGGCCTTTATTTTTTGGAAGCATTCAAGCGTTTAGTAATAAATTTGATATAAAAAATGATCCTGATGTAGTAGTTGTTGATTTTATGGAATCGAGAGTTTCAGATCATTCTGCGTTGGAAGCTATTTTCAATCTGACCAAAAAATACGAAGCCGCTGGAAAACAACTGCGTATCAAGCATTTGAGCGACGACTGTAAAGCCTTGATGATCAAAGCTTCTCCAAAATTGGCCAACGTTATCGAAGACGCTGTAGATGATCCGCGATACTATGTAATGATGGATTTACAGAAATAATATGACGTCAAAAGTGTTAAAAATCAAAAAGCAACGCTAATTTTTGTATCTTTTCAACTGATTTAGCCCACTTACTACACATGACTGCTTTACGAGTATTTTTATTACTTTTCGTCTTTGCAACTGCAATGCGTGGACAAACAGCTCATGTCATTTCTAAAGACAGCATTATTACGTTGCAAAAAGGCGCAAAAGAATTGTTTGCAAAGCGCAAATTTAATGAGGCTATTCGTTACAGTGAACGCGCGTTGAAACATGCTTCTTCCATAAAAAATGACAGTCTTATTGCCGAAGCATATTGTACGTTAGGAATGGTGTATATTCAAATGCAATTCAAAGATCGCGCCATTGAAAATTTCGACAAGGCAATTGTATATTTCACCAAAAAAAATAATACAAAACGCTTGATGCAAATTCACAGCGATATTGGATATTATTTGTTCAAAAATGATCAAGCGGACGCTGCGGAATCACATTTAAAATTAGGATTGGCACTTTCAAAAAATTTTAAAGCAGATATCAGTTCTATAAAACCAAAATACTATATAGGACAGTTGTTTTTAAGCAAAGAAGCCTACGACAAAGCTAAAGATTGCTTTCAAAAAGTGATTGCATATTGTAATGATAATCCAAATTATTTACCGCATCACGATATGCTACAAGGCGCGTATTATTTTAGTGGAAAAGCTTCTTTTTTGCAAGGAAATTTAGACGAAGCTGAGACCTTTTATAAAAACACAATCGCTATTTGTGATGCTTCTCACAAAGAACATTTGGAAGTATTGTCACTAGCCTATCAAGACCTTACTAAAATACATGCAGCGAAAGGGGAAAAAACAGCAGAATTAGAAGCACTTGCCAAACATATAGAAGCTTACGAAAATTTCAGTTTGTACAAAAAGGAAAAACTTCTTTCGGAGATTGTTTTAAAATATGGAATTGACGAATACGAAGATCGTTTGGAAGCCATTGAGGCAGATCAAGAAACGAAAGAATTGTATATTGATAATTTTCAAAGATTGACGACTATTCTCGTCGTTATTTTGGTAATTTTGGTGTTGTTAACAGGCGTTTTCTATTTGAATCAGCGTGCCAGAGTTCGTACAAATGCCTTGTTGAGCGGACAAAACAAACAACTGATAGAAGCGAAAAAACGAATTGAAAATGTGTCTAAAATTCGCACAAACTTCTTCTCATTGATCAGTCACGAATTGCGAACACCTTTGTATGCTATCATTGGAATGACCAATTTGTTATTGTTAGAAAAACCTGAAAAATTTCAAGAAAAATATTTAAAGTCTTTAAAGTTTTCGGGCGAACATTTACTTGCAATTATCAATAATATTCTACAAATGAATAAGGTAGAAGCGAGCAAAACGAAAGCGATAGAAGAGAATGTGGATTTGCGTAAAAATATCAAAAATGTCATTACTTCTGTGAACTTTCTTGTGAAAGAAAACCGCAATATAATTGAAGTAAAAATTGATGAAAATATTCCTTCACAATTATTGGGCGACAGTTTAAAAATTTCACAGATTTTGTTCAATCTATTAGACAATGCGGTTCGTTACAATATGGAAGCCAACATTCGCTTGCGCATCAAACAAGTTGCGGAAACTGCGGAAACCGTGGTGCTGAAATTTTCTGTAAAGGACAATGGCTTGGGCATTCCACAGCAAAAAAAGCATGTTATTTTTGAAAATTTAGAAAAAGGAATCATTCTCACGGAAGATAATGGATATTTGGATTTAGGTTTGGGACTCTCAACGGTAAACAATCTACTGAAAGTACTAAAATCCA harbors:
- a CDS encoding M14 family metallopeptidase; its protein translation is MKKLLFICCISLFSACSSEKKETKTTYDFTTTFEKSGGTQTPTYAEVIAFYENLAEQYDQIHIETVGLTDSGKPLHLVTYNPDGNFDFENIRKEKIVLLVNNGIHPGESDGIDATMMLLRDLANGTKEAPKNVVISAIPVYNVGGSLNRNSGTRANQNGPEAYGFRGNAQNYDLNRDFIKSDTRNAKAFAEIFHKVQPDVFVDNHVSNGADYQYTLTHLFTQHNKLGHEAGTFLHETMMPDLEATLLKNEWDITPYVNVFGRTPDSGFSQFMDSPRYSTGYTTLFNTLGLMVETHMLKPYKQRVEGTYALMDALIENIETKQHSDIKNIRKKTHDSFVNAKTYPVQWTLDREQKSVLNFKGFEGEFVTSELTGQKRLKYDSNKPFTKDVDYFNYFKATKEVTVPKAYIIPQGWHNVIELLKLNKVTFETIKKDTIVEVEVYHIKDFKTHTNPYEGHYPHYNTEVTKSTQKIGFRKGDFIANTNQTAFRYLLETLEPEAVDSFFNWNFFDTILQQKEGFSAYVFEDEAKELLQNNPDWKAEFEQLKASDETFANSARQQLRWIYMKSNHYEKAHLRYPIFRIAR
- the pyrE gene encoding orotate phosphoribosyltransferase, with product MIFDKNTAKKTAELLLQINAIKLQPQEPFTWASGWKSPIYCDNRITLSFPPIRNYLREQFAKHIEKEYGKPDVIAGVATGAIGIGILVAEYLSVPFVYVRPEAKKHGRQNQIEGFLQKGQNVVVVEDLISTGKSSLNAVKALDAAEVNVKGMVAIFSYNFDISKENFKNANVNLHTLSNYENLLEQALDTNYITASELETLENWRKDPANWNAN
- a CDS encoding SulP family inorganic anion transporter yields the protein MTEFIRKRAANAKNDILSGLTVALALVPEAVAFAFVADVPPMVGLYGAFMMGLITAIFGGRPGMISGATGAMAVVMVALVAKGNELGLETGIEDQGLLFLFITLLMVGVIQALAGTFKLGKFVRLIPHPVMMGFVNGLAIVIFMSQLEMFKTGSGDSKVWLEGSAMWIMLGLVGLTMLIMWGLPKLTKKLPEALIAIIVVSAIVILGNVDDVATVKSFIVEGSNGESTGLKGGLPTFQTAIFSAELWSLKNLLIMAPYAFILAAIGLIESLMTLNLVDELTETRGNSNRECLAQGGANILNGLFGGMGGCAMIGQSIINIKGGGRGRLSGIVAAVALLCFILFASGLIEQVPIAALVGVMFMVVIGTFAWSSFRILNKIPLSDAIVLIAVSLITVWKDLAVAVIAGVIISALVFSWENAKRIRARKKILDDGTKVYEIFGPLFFGSIQAFSNKFDIKNDPDVVVVDFMESRVSDHSALEAIFNLTKKYEAAGKQLRIKHLSDDCKALMIKASPKLANVIEDAVDDPRYYVMMDLQK
- a CDS encoding SRPBCC family protein; this encodes MNIESPKVSVDKSPQELYDFLTNVENFEKLMPESISKFEVLEEGKFVFALKGMPEIILKLKESTPPNKVVLGAASDKLPFTLTGNIEEAGTGKSEAQLVFEGKFNPMMAMMIKGPIGKFVNTLAENMSKL
- a CDS encoding response regulator, whose protein sequence is MTALRVFLLLFVFATAMRGQTAHVISKDSIITLQKGAKELFAKRKFNEAIRYSERALKHASSIKNDSLIAEAYCTLGMVYIQMQFKDRAIENFDKAIVYFTKKNNTKRLMQIHSDIGYYLFKNDQADAAESHLKLGLALSKNFKADISSIKPKYYIGQLFLSKEAYDKAKDCFQKVIAYCNDNPNYLPHHDMLQGAYYFSGKASFLQGNLDEAETFYKNTIAICDASHKEHLEVLSLAYQDLTKIHAAKGEKTAELEALAKHIEAYENFSLYKKEKLLSEIVLKYGIDEYEDRLEAIEADQETKELYIDNFQRLTTILVVILVILVLLTGVFYLNQRARVRTNALLSGQNKQLIEAKKRIENVSKIRTNFFSLISHELRTPLYAIIGMTNLLLLEKPEKFQEKYLKSLKFSGEHLLAIINNILQMNKVEASKTKAIEENVDLRKNIKNVITSVNFLVKENRNIIEVKIDENIPSQLLGDSLKISQILFNLLDNAVRYNMEANIRLRIKQVAETAETVVLKFSVKDNGLGIPQQKKHVIFENLEKGIILTEDNGYLDLGLGLSTVNNLLKVLKSKLHLRSVLNRGSEFYFELELRKVEIASMEEDVEIQHKTYNFKDISVLIVDDNAVNGLLTQKILERQQIQTKVVLSGFSALDIIEKQKFDLILMDMFMPKLNGLETIEKIRENNHDIPIILLTAMEVSDAYAKAVNTTISGVISKPFEPEMLYGKIDDVIHQASEE
- a CDS encoding NUDIX hydrolase, translating into MYKVFINEKLIIVSNEVQKSEISDTYLLKDVDFEWLIGKLNAGKLDKAILYHDKGEELLEVLYSRLPLVEAAGGLVKNDRHETLFIFRNGKWDLPKGKTEKGENMEETAIREVEEETGVKGLTISDFLMQTYHIFKRNGEYRLKLTHWYEMKTSYDGELFPQIDEDIMKVEWKSETEATVALQNSYENIKLLF